One Arvicanthis niloticus isolate mArvNil1 chromosome 13, mArvNil1.pat.X, whole genome shotgun sequence genomic window carries:
- the Fkbp11 gene encoding peptidyl-prolyl cis-trans isomerase FKBP11 isoform X1 yields MTLRALLLPLRLLLLLLISGAVCRAEAGQETESPVRTLQVETLVQPPESCTESAAIGDTLHIHYTGSLVDGRIIDTSLTRDPLVIELGQKQVIPGLEQSLLDMCVGEKRRAVIPSHLAYGKRGYPPSIPADAVVQYDVELIALIRANYWQKLLKGMLPLVGIAIVPALLGLIGYHLYTKASRPKVSKKKLKEEKRNKSKKK; encoded by the exons ATGACCCTGCGCGCTTTGCTCCTGCCGCTCcggctgttgctgctgctgctgatcagTGGGGCGGTGTGCCGGGCTGAGGCTGGGCAAGAAACCGAAAGTCCTGTCCGGACCCTCCAAGTGGAGACCCTG GTGCAGCCCCCTGAATCGTGCACGGAATCCGCTGCCATTGGAGACACGCTCCACATACACTACACG GGCAGCTTGGTAGATGGACGCATTATTGACACTTCTCTGACCAGAGATCCTCTGGTCATAGAACTTGGCCAAAAACAGGTGATTCCAG GTCTGGAGCAGAGCCTTCTGGACATGTGTGTGGG AGAGAAGCGAAGAGCAGTCATTCCTTCTCACTTGGCTTACGGAAAGCGAGGGTACCCGCCATCTATCCCAG ccgaTGCAGTGGTACAGTATGACGTGGAGCTGATCGCACTGATTCGAGCCAACTACTGGCAGAAGCTGCTGAAGGGCATGTTGCCTCTGGTGGGCATAGCTATAGTGCCAGCGCTCCTGGGTCTGATTGGGTATCACCTGTACACAAAGGCCAGCAGACCAAAAGTCTCCaaaaagaagctgaaagaagagaaGCGCAACAAgagtaagaagaaataa
- the Fkbp11 gene encoding peptidyl-prolyl cis-trans isomerase FKBP11 isoform X2, whose amino-acid sequence MCVGEKRRAVIPSHLAYGKRGYPPSIPADAVVQYDVELIALIRANYWQKLLKGMLPLVGIAIVPALLGLIGYHLYTKASRPKVSKKKLKEEKRNKSKKK is encoded by the exons ATGTGTGTGGG AGAGAAGCGAAGAGCAGTCATTCCTTCTCACTTGGCTTACGGAAAGCGAGGGTACCCGCCATCTATCCCAG ccgaTGCAGTGGTACAGTATGACGTGGAGCTGATCGCACTGATTCGAGCCAACTACTGGCAGAAGCTGCTGAAGGGCATGTTGCCTCTGGTGGGCATAGCTATAGTGCCAGCGCTCCTGGGTCTGATTGGGTATCACCTGTACACAAAGGCCAGCAGACCAAAAGTCTCCaaaaagaagctgaaagaagagaaGCGCAACAAgagtaagaagaaataa